In the genome of Persephonella sp. KM09-Lau-8, one region contains:
- the aspS gene encoding aspartate--tRNA ligase, with translation MLDQLGDFKRDYFCGELTENNIGDEVRLLGWADSVRDHGGVIFINLRDKEGIVQIVIDPSKSPKEAYEKAKKVRSEYVLAVRGRVNRRPAGTENPKISTGTIEVAVEELRILNTCDILPFPIEDNINVHEEVRLKYRYLDLRRPEMLKKLMLRHEVYQATREYLVGHGFMEVETPMLTKSTPEGARDFLVPSRLEHGKFYALPQSPQLFKQILMVAGIERYFQIVKCFRDEDLRKDRQPEFTQIDYEMSFVTEEDVMTLTEGLVHFLFKKLLGIEVKLPIRRMSYEEAINKYGTDKPDLRYGLELKDLTELAKEVEFKVFRTVAQSGGLVKGINIKGGAKLSRKEIDELTEYAQKFGAKGMAWIKINEDGSLQSPIVKFFTEEQLDKLKNIMEAENGDLLVFIADTPETTHRVLGFLRKHIAEKMNLIPEGKWEFVWIVDFPLLEWDEEENRLVALHHPFTSPKEEDIEKLDEAIQNKEIALSFKSRAYDLVLNGEEIAGGSIRIHRPDVQKKIFELIGISDEEAEERFGFLVTALKYGAPPHGGLAFGLDRLVALMTGSDSIREVIAFPKTQKGICPLTGAPDYVRPEQLEELGIEVEIPEEET, from the coding sequence ATGTTAGACCAGCTTGGTGATTTTAAAAGGGATTATTTTTGTGGTGAGCTTACAGAAAACAATATAGGGGATGAAGTTAGACTTCTTGGGTGGGCTGATAGCGTTAGAGACCACGGAGGAGTTATTTTTATAAATCTCAGGGATAAAGAAGGGATAGTCCAGATTGTAATAGACCCTTCAAAAAGTCCTAAAGAAGCCTATGAAAAGGCAAAAAAAGTGAGGTCTGAATATGTTCTTGCCGTCAGAGGTAGAGTAAACAGAAGACCTGCCGGCACAGAAAACCCTAAAATATCCACAGGAACAATAGAAGTTGCTGTGGAAGAGCTGAGAATACTAAACACCTGCGATATATTACCATTCCCAATAGAAGACAATATAAATGTCCATGAAGAAGTAAGGCTTAAATACAGATACTTAGACCTTAGAAGACCTGAAATGCTAAAAAAACTCATGCTAAGGCATGAGGTCTATCAGGCAACAAGGGAATATCTGGTTGGACATGGATTTATGGAAGTTGAAACTCCTATGCTTACCAAATCAACTCCAGAGGGAGCAAGGGACTTTCTGGTTCCTTCCAGACTGGAACATGGCAAATTCTATGCACTTCCCCAATCCCCACAGCTTTTTAAACAGATATTAATGGTCGCAGGTATAGAAAGATACTTTCAAATAGTAAAATGCTTCAGGGATGAAGACCTGAGAAAAGACAGACAGCCAGAATTTACCCAGATAGACTATGAGATGTCCTTTGTTACAGAAGAAGATGTTATGACTTTAACAGAAGGTCTGGTTCACTTTTTATTCAAAAAGCTTCTTGGAATTGAAGTTAAACTTCCTATCAGAAGAATGAGTTATGAAGAAGCAATAAACAAATACGGCACAGACAAGCCAGACCTTAGATACGGGCTTGAGCTAAAGGATTTAACAGAGCTGGCAAAAGAAGTTGAGTTTAAAGTATTTAGAACAGTTGCCCAAAGTGGTGGACTGGTAAAGGGAATTAATATAAAAGGTGGTGCAAAACTGTCCAGAAAAGAAATAGATGAACTTACAGAATATGCCCAAAAATTCGGCGCAAAAGGAATGGCATGGATAAAAATAAATGAAGATGGCTCATTACAATCTCCCATAGTCAAATTTTTCACAGAAGAGCAGTTAGACAAACTTAAAAATATAATGGAAGCAGAAAACGGAGACCTGCTTGTATTTATAGCGGATACGCCGGAAACAACCCACAGGGTTTTGGGATTTTTAAGAAAGCATATCGCAGAAAAGATGAACCTTATCCCGGAAGGCAAATGGGAGTTTGTATGGATAGTGGATTTCCCACTGCTTGAATGGGACGAAGAAGAAAACAGGCTTGTTGCCCTTCACCACCCATTTACATCTCCTAAAGAGGAAGATATAGAAAAATTAGACGAAGCTATCCAGAATAAAGAGATAGCACTTTCATTTAAATCAAGAGCTTATGACCTTGTTCTAAATGGAGAGGAAATCGCCGGAGGCTCTATCCGTATCCACAGGCCAGATGTCCAGAAAAAAATATTTGAATTAATAGGCATCTCAGATGAAGAGGCAGAGGAAAGATTTGGTTTCTTAGTTACAGCCCTCAAATACGGTGCACCTCCACATGGCGGTCTTGCATTTGGTTTGGATAGGCTTGTTGCCCTCATGACAGG